From Myxococcales bacterium, the proteins below share one genomic window:
- a CDS encoding biopolymer transporter ExbD, with protein sequence MGGVDVGGGGGGRRQTDSEINMIPFIDLLMVTISFLLITAVWSQMARLNADAQVPGPPRPDEQVNVEPEKQLHVEMKDPNVFKLVWKQGGTVINTTDVQRKDNLVKEGNTKVIRFPELAQKIEQEWKSTGSHREGSDKKFDQAVLHCDNDTPYVYIVGVIDAIYKAKRDYTVGGKAEKVPAFNVTFAVN encoded by the coding sequence ATGGGTGGCGTAGACGTCGGCGGAGGAGGCGGAGGTCGCAGGCAGACCGACTCGGAGATCAACATGATCCCGTTCATCGATTTGCTCATGGTGACCATCTCGTTCCTGTTGATCACGGCGGTGTGGTCGCAGATGGCGCGCCTCAATGCGGACGCGCAGGTACCCGGGCCCCCTAGGCCCGACGAGCAAGTCAACGTCGAGCCCGAGAAGCAGCTCCACGTCGAAATGAAGGACCCGAACGTCTTCAAGCTCGTGTGGAAGCAGGGCGGAACGGTCATCAACACGACCGACGTCCAGCGCAAGGACAACCTCGTCAAAGAGGGCAACACGAAGGTCATCCGCTTCCCCGAGCTCGCCCAGAAGATCGAGCAGGAGTGGAAGTCGACGGGGTCGCACCGCGAAGGCTCGGACAAGAAGTTCGACCAGGCCGTGCTCCACTGCGACAACGATACGCCCTACGTCTACATCGTCGGGGTGATCGACGCGATCTACAAGGCGAAGCGCGACTACACGGTCGGCGGCAAAGCCGAGAAGGTCCCCGCGTTCAACGTCACGTTCGCGGTGAACTGA
- a CDS encoding MotA/TolQ/ExbB proton channel family protein: MAGLWKHFQEGGKMMWVILFWSMVTIGIIIERAIYLYGSSINKDVFLATMQKCILAGDVAKAVKMCSAANAPLARIVQAGLVKVNRPDEEVQAAMDEAALREVPKIAKRTGYLALMANLSMLSGLLGTVLGLIESFGAVGGESVDPSQKARILAEGISEAMNCTAFGLIVAIMGLIGFAILNGKTQQLEDDVNEASVQVLNLVVTNRQKVNLTA, translated from the coding sequence ATGGCTGGCTTGTGGAAGCACTTTCAAGAGGGCGGGAAGATGATGTGGGTCATCCTCTTCTGGTCCATGGTCACGATCGGCATCATCATCGAGCGCGCCATCTATCTCTACGGCTCCTCGATCAACAAAGACGTGTTCCTCGCCACGATGCAGAAGTGCATCCTCGCGGGTGACGTCGCGAAGGCCGTCAAGATGTGCTCGGCCGCCAACGCGCCCCTCGCGCGTATCGTCCAGGCCGGCCTCGTGAAGGTGAACCGCCCCGACGAAGAGGTCCAGGCCGCGATGGACGAGGCCGCTCTCCGCGAGGTCCCCAAGATCGCGAAGCGCACCGGCTACCTCGCCCTCATGGCGAACCTCTCGATGCTCTCGGGCCTCCTCGGCACGGTGCTCGGTCTCATCGAAAGCTTCGGCGCCGTCGGCGGCGAGAGCGTCGACCCCAGCCAGAAGGCGCGTATCCTCGCCGAAGGCATCTCCGAGGCCATGAACTGCACCGCGTTCGGCCTCATCGTCGCCATCATGGGCCTCATCGGCTTCGCCATCCTCAACGGCAAGACGCAGCAGCTCGAGGACGACGTCAACGAGGCGAGCGTCCAGGTGCTCAACCTCGTCGTGACGAACCGCCAAAAGGTGAACCTCACGGCGTGA
- a CDS encoding MotA/TolQ/ExbB proton channel family protein has protein sequence MMEAFKENPIFLSFNLVVSAIVLAVVIERAVFQLGKYRVNSKEFFAQIKKLVTAGNIDRAIKLCDAGDFPTLQLVKAGLTNASKGPDEIDAAMSEKIGELKPAVEKRIGSLWSLANIATLIGLLGTVVGLIHTFGAVSDPNLSAADRQRVLANGIAEAMYNTAMGLGIAVSCMIAHLILHQRAKNIQHDLDATQERVFNLLTIQTRSGNY, from the coding sequence TTGATGGAGGCGTTCAAAGAGAACCCCATCTTCCTTTCGTTCAACCTCGTCGTCAGCGCGATCGTGCTTGCGGTCGTCATCGAGCGAGCGGTCTTCCAGCTCGGCAAGTACCGCGTGAACTCGAAGGAGTTCTTCGCGCAGATCAAGAAGCTCGTCACGGCGGGCAACATCGATCGCGCGATCAAGCTCTGCGACGCGGGCGACTTTCCCACGCTCCAGCTCGTGAAGGCCGGCCTCACGAACGCGAGCAAGGGCCCCGACGAGATCGACGCCGCCATGAGCGAAAAGATCGGCGAGCTCAAGCCCGCCGTCGAGAAGCGCATCGGCTCGCTCTGGTCGCTCGCGAACATCGCGACCCTCATCGGCCTCCTCGGCACCGTCGTCGGCCTCATCCACACGTTCGGCGCCGTCTCGGACCCGAACCTCTCCGCGGCCGACCGCCAGCGCGTCCTCGCGAACGGCATCGCCGAAGCCATGTACAACACGGCCATGGGTCTCGGCATCGCGGTATCGTGCATGATCGCGCACCTCATCCTTCACCAGCGCGCGAAGAACATCCAGCACGACCTCGACGCCACCCAGGAGCGCGTGTTCAACCTCCTCACGATCCAAACCCGCTCCGGCAACTACTGA
- a CDS encoding biopolymer transporter ExbD has product MAEETEKLSASQRAKIRRLSQPKELAPDEEGGELNIVPFLDIVTNVLMFVLATVSVTFTATIDTYPPRAGGAGARAPTTKTLSLTVIIVNEGFSIKASGGNVAPGCADTGPGIAIPKKGNDYDFEGLRDCAAKLKSASPDFENEEQVTVSANPNIPYQLVIGAIDHLREVPNPNDPQKPRRLFPEVNFGLAR; this is encoded by the coding sequence ATGGCGGAGGAGACCGAAAAGCTATCGGCGAGCCAGCGCGCGAAGATTCGCCGCTTGTCTCAGCCGAAAGAGCTCGCCCCGGACGAAGAGGGCGGCGAGCTCAACATCGTCCCGTTCCTCGACATCGTCACGAACGTCCTCATGTTCGTGCTCGCGACGGTGAGCGTGACGTTCACCGCGACGATCGACACCTACCCGCCCCGCGCGGGGGGTGCCGGCGCGCGGGCCCCCACGACGAAGACCTTGAGCCTCACGGTCATCATCGTCAACGAGGGCTTTAGCATCAAGGCGAGCGGCGGAAACGTCGCGCCCGGGTGCGCCGACACGGGCCCAGGCATCGCCATCCCGAAGAAGGGCAACGACTACGACTTCGAAGGCCTCCGCGACTGCGCGGCCAAGCTGAAGTCCGCCTCGCCCGACTTCGAGAACGAAGAGCAGGTCACGGTCAGCGCGAACCCGAACATCCCCTACCAGCTCGTCATCGGTGCCATCGACCACCTCCGCGAGGTGCCGAACCCGAACGACCCTCAAAAGCCGAGGCGCCTCTTCCCCGAGGTCAACTTCGGTCTGGCGCGCTGA
- a CDS encoding biopolymer transporter ExbD — MTNQAPPTGAPPKKPAKPASMATYKRELRKEIKRRAVEPEINFLNITAMLDMMTIILVFLLKSMSAQSASLPKSQDLTMPNSLLTTEASQEGLAVLVSKSSIVVDDTEVCKVPADATHGVEAKYKRSGPNDLFIQPLAAQLQQWRERDRQIRLATGKDANASEAILIVDKDTPYRLLVEVLFTLGQSEFAKFHLMVMQSPKK, encoded by the coding sequence ATGACGAATCAAGCTCCCCCCACCGGCGCACCGCCGAAGAAGCCCGCCAAGCCCGCCAGCATGGCCACGTACAAGCGTGAGCTCCGCAAGGAGATCAAACGCCGCGCGGTCGAGCCGGAGATAAACTTCCTCAACATCACGGCGATGCTGGACATGATGACCATCATCCTCGTGTTCTTGTTGAAGAGCATGAGCGCTCAGTCGGCGTCGCTCCCGAAGTCGCAAGACCTCACGATGCCGAACAGCTTGCTCACGACGGAGGCCTCGCAAGAGGGCCTCGCGGTGCTCGTGTCGAAGTCGAGCATCGTGGTGGACGACACCGAGGTCTGCAAGGTGCCCGCCGACGCGACCCACGGCGTCGAGGCGAAGTACAAGCGGTCGGGACCGAACGATCTCTTCATCCAGCCTCTCGCCGCGCAGCTCCAGCAATGGCGCGAGCGCGACCGCCAAATTCGCCTCGCGACCGGCAAGGACGCGAACGCGAGCGAGGCGATCCTGATCGTCGACAAGGACACCCCGTACCGCTTGCTCGTCGAGGTGCTCTTCACCCTCGGGCAGAGCGAGTTCGCCAAGTTCCACCTGATGGTCATGCAGTCCCCGAAGAAGTAG
- a CDS encoding DUF1449 family protein: MTLGAFLSAWGNAPFGIAFGIALVFAVLSWSGALSLLAGDHAGDEAEGHDGDADGDGDGDGDGDDTDDADDADDDGARGTASQVLGAFGFGRLPTSLLWQSFAIVFGVTGVAVNTRYLHEGALPLRSLLVSVPVALLAAFVVVALLARFVGPVLAADATLASSRDELVGHVGTVISTTVTADFGEVRFREKNGHDVRLVCALDEGSRIAREGEKVVVVGLAQGTQRPLVTPLDDDPSALP, encoded by the coding sequence ATGACTCTCGGGGCATTTTTGTCCGCGTGGGGGAACGCGCCCTTCGGCATCGCGTTCGGCATCGCGCTCGTGTTCGCCGTGCTCTCGTGGAGTGGCGCGCTCTCGCTCCTCGCCGGAGACCACGCGGGTGACGAAGCAGAGGGGCACGACGGCGACGCCGATGGGGACGGCGACGGCGACGGCGATGGAGACGACACGGACGACGCGGACGACGCGGACGACGACGGAGCTCGGGGCACGGCCTCGCAGGTGCTCGGGGCATTCGGCTTCGGGAGGCTCCCGACGTCGCTGCTCTGGCAGTCGTTCGCGATCGTGTTCGGAGTGACGGGCGTCGCGGTCAATACGCGGTACCTGCACGAGGGGGCGCTCCCGTTGCGCTCGCTTTTGGTCTCGGTGCCGGTGGCGCTCCTGGCGGCCTTCGTCGTCGTCGCGCTGCTCGCGCGCTTCGTGGGGCCCGTGCTCGCGGCGGACGCGACCCTCGCGAGCTCACGGGACGAGCTCGTCGGCCACGTCGGCACGGTCATCTCGACGACCGTCACGGCCGACTTCGGCGAGGTTCGCTTCCGCGAGAAGAACGGTCACGACGTCCGCCTCGTGTGCGCGCTCGACGAGGGCTCGCGGATCGCCCGGGAGGGCGAGAAGGTCGTCGTGGTGGGGCTCGCGCAAGGCACGCAGCGGCCCCTGGTCACGCCGCTCGACGACGACCCGAGCGCGCTCCCGTAG
- a CDS encoding two pore domain potassium channel family protein, with translation MHPPDRPSPLVARILAELVRGSGPPPTSRSSPSSALRAAASADPMGTLASTVAAATLAFYLAERGKNPKVRRLSDALVFVSTSLSVGYSDIFARTTGGKAIASLLMTVGPALSARALEEPGKDARDEDEARALRGDLRALVSRLDALTRALGTSPEGGLTPGTGRRDP, from the coding sequence ATGCACCCACCGGATCGTCCTTCCCCCCTCGTCGCGCGGATTCTCGCGGAGCTCGTCCGGGGCTCGGGCCCACCGCCTACCTCGCGCTCGTCGCCCTCGTCGGCCCTCCGCGCGGCCGCGTCCGCCGACCCGATGGGAACGCTCGCCTCGACGGTCGCCGCCGCGACCCTCGCGTTCTACCTCGCCGAGCGCGGCAAGAACCCGAAGGTGAGACGGCTCTCCGACGCGCTCGTGTTCGTGTCGACGAGCCTCTCGGTCGGGTACTCCGACATCTTCGCGAGGACGACCGGCGGAAAGGCCATCGCGTCGCTCCTCATGACGGTCGGTCCGGCGCTGTCGGCGCGCGCGCTCGAGGAACCGGGCAAGGACGCTCGCGACGAGGACGAGGCCCGGGCTCTCCGCGGAGACCTCCGAGCTCTCGTGTCGCGCCTCGACGCCCTCACGAGGGCCCTCGGAACGAGCCCCGAGGGCGGTCTCACGCCCGGGACAGGACGACGAGATCCGTGA
- a CDS encoding glycerate kinase, whose translation MNAALEAVERALAHLEPSRLVRRAMVSLPFAGPFALVAFGKAAAAMTEGVLASRPDALARGLVVIPEGSLAPHRHRAVTVVEAPHPLPDARSVRAAHRAANIMASRLPVLALVSGGASSLVAWPVEGLTLAQKRAIVADLLASGAPIQDVNLVRRHLSRVKGGGLLRFAGSRPVCSLIVSDVVSGRPEDIGSGPTVPSTGGLREARAVARRWLGDRAERLPLHACSRRTAGASFVELASPERLARRVTVELRSHGLAASVGRLGASALEVVVRELLAESRRLAPRSARVFAVETTLAVPKVRAGRGGRASHLALRLAGELPPAVSALVVATDGVDGRSGHAGGLVDRDTFRGRSGELEAALRTFDSGALLRERGAHVELPRGHNLTDLVVLSRA comes from the coding sequence ATGAACGCGGCTCTCGAGGCGGTCGAGCGCGCCCTCGCGCACCTCGAACCGTCTCGTCTCGTCCGCCGGGCGATGGTGAGCCTCCCGTTCGCGGGCCCCTTCGCATTGGTCGCGTTCGGGAAGGCCGCCGCGGCCATGACCGAGGGCGTGCTCGCGTCGCGCCCCGACGCGCTTGCTCGAGGGCTCGTCGTGATCCCCGAGGGCTCGCTCGCGCCGCACCGGCACCGCGCCGTGACGGTCGTCGAGGCGCCTCATCCGTTGCCCGACGCGCGCAGCGTGCGTGCGGCGCATCGCGCGGCGAATATCATGGCGTCGAGGTTGCCCGTGCTCGCGCTCGTATCGGGTGGGGCATCGTCGCTCGTGGCCTGGCCCGTCGAAGGCCTCACGCTCGCGCAGAAGCGAGCCATCGTCGCCGACCTTCTCGCGAGCGGCGCCCCCATCCAGGACGTGAACCTCGTGCGGAGGCACCTCTCGCGGGTGAAGGGGGGTGGGCTGCTCCGGTTCGCGGGGTCACGCCCCGTGTGCTCGCTGATCGTGTCCGACGTCGTCTCCGGGCGCCCCGAGGACATCGGTTCGGGCCCGACGGTCCCGTCGACCGGGGGCCTCCGCGAGGCGCGCGCCGTGGCTCGGCGCTGGCTCGGCGATCGCGCAGAGCGCCTCCCTCTCCATGCGTGTTCAAGACGCACCGCGGGCGCTTCGTTCGTCGAGTTGGCCTCGCCGGAGCGCCTCGCGCGTCGTGTCACGGTGGAGCTGAGATCGCATGGGCTCGCGGCTTCCGTCGGGCGCCTCGGGGCGTCGGCTCTGGAGGTGGTCGTGCGGGAGCTCCTCGCAGAGTCACGCCGTCTTGCGCCGCGTTCGGCCAGGGTCTTCGCCGTCGAGACGACGCTCGCCGTCCCGAAGGTGAGGGCCGGACGCGGCGGGAGGGCCTCCCACCTCGCGCTCCGGCTCGCGGGAGAGCTCCCTCCCGCGGTGAGCGCGCTCGTCGTCGCGACCGACGGGGTCGACGGCCGAAGTGGGCACGCCGGTGGTCTCGTCGATCGCGACACGTTCCGTGGCCGCAGCGGAGAGCTCGAGGCCGCGCTCCGCACGTTCGATAGCGGCGCGCTCCTGCGAGAACGCGGCGCTCACGTCGAGCTCCCGCGCGGTCACAACCTCACGGATCTCGTCGTCCTGTCCCGGGCGTGA
- a CDS encoding HD domain-containing protein has product MILRDPVHGLVAFESDEERIVERLMDTAEVQRLRRIRQLGVASMAFPGGEHTRFAHAVGTAFVMKQLLARLRHIHEELPYWQRITSDLGRDALAAAMLHDLGHGPLSHLFEDAIPGTAHHEEWTERILLSPDTDVHKVLSAEDAGMPARVAALVRGEHPLPYLAKAVSGTLDVDRCDYLLRDAHSTGVRYGIYDLDWLFRSLRFAIERDENGNVAQGAPRLAIDGAKGLPAIEAFILARLFMFQQVYLHKATRAAEWMIRTILARASGLIADGARLEGSPRAVVLSANGAPPELGDYLALDDTVLWVALASWEKANDAPLAELCRRVRTRKLHKTIELFGEQALPGAREDALEVAREVAVRHGLDPHAFVGLDVAEVTPFGADADPLTVVFAKGPPRPLSEVSFLLGRLAGQVLSRVRLVLAPELRDDVVAALGLS; this is encoded by the coding sequence ATGATTCTCCGAGATCCCGTGCACGGCCTCGTGGCCTTCGAGTCGGACGAGGAGCGCATCGTCGAGCGGCTCATGGATACGGCCGAGGTCCAGCGTCTGCGACGTATTCGGCAGCTCGGCGTCGCCTCGATGGCGTTCCCCGGGGGCGAGCACACGCGCTTCGCCCACGCCGTCGGTACCGCGTTCGTGATGAAGCAGCTGCTCGCGCGCCTCCGCCACATCCACGAAGAGCTCCCGTACTGGCAGCGCATCACGAGTGATCTCGGGCGCGACGCGCTGGCGGCGGCGATGCTCCACGACCTCGGGCACGGCCCGCTCTCGCACCTCTTCGAGGACGCGATCCCGGGTACGGCGCACCACGAAGAGTGGACCGAGCGCATCCTGCTCTCTCCGGACACCGACGTGCACAAGGTCCTCTCCGCGGAGGACGCGGGGATGCCCGCGCGTGTGGCTGCGCTCGTGCGTGGCGAACATCCACTCCCGTACCTCGCGAAGGCCGTGAGCGGCACGCTCGACGTCGACCGCTGCGACTACCTCCTCCGCGACGCGCACTCCACCGGGGTTCGCTACGGCATCTACGATCTCGACTGGCTCTTCCGGAGCCTCCGCTTCGCGATCGAACGCGACGAGAACGGCAACGTCGCCCAGGGGGCACCGCGGCTCGCGATCGACGGCGCGAAAGGTCTCCCCGCGATCGAGGCCTTCATCCTCGCGCGGCTCTTCATGTTCCAGCAGGTCTACCTGCACAAGGCCACACGCGCGGCCGAGTGGATGATCCGCACCATCCTCGCGCGCGCGAGCGGCCTCATCGCCGACGGCGCGCGGCTCGAGGGATCTCCTCGCGCGGTCGTGCTCTCGGCCAACGGTGCACCCCCCGAGCTCGGCGACTATCTCGCGCTCGACGACACCGTGCTGTGGGTCGCCCTCGCTTCGTGGGAGAAGGCGAACGACGCGCCCCTCGCCGAGCTTTGCCGTCGTGTCCGCACGCGCAAGCTGCACAAGACGATCGAGCTCTTCGGGGAGCAGGCCCTGCCCGGTGCGCGTGAGGACGCGCTCGAGGTCGCGCGTGAGGTCGCGGTGCGGCACGGCTTGGACCCGCACGCGTTCGTCGGGCTCGACGTGGCCGAGGTCACCCCGTTCGGGGCCGACGCCGACCCGCTCACCGTGGTGTTCGCGAAGGGGCCGCCCCGCCCGCTCTCGGAGGTGTCGTTTCTGCTCGGCCGCCTCGCCGGCCAGGTGCTCTCGCGCGTGCGTCTCGTCCTCGCTCCGGAGCTTCGGGACGACGTGGTCGCGGCATTGGGGTTGTCATGA
- a CDS encoding site-specific DNA-methyltransferase: MPSAPRSKPSAKGQSARHEAPSKSAVRLVWPSRDRAPLAAPTGELRVVEACDAPRARLVRGDALDLVAALRREGTAGKVDLVYIDPPFFSDADYVHEARLDGRADGRISRTHAYGDRWARKEGGLESYLDMLAPRLEALASVLAPRGTLWVHLDWRAAYLVRVLLDEIFGKDGFLNEIVWRRAPNLGRQAASGQFGRTLDTLVVYGGKGATLTPPTRPELVPRSAVRIDDEGRPFTTAPRGDYTDASVERLAAEGRILRTATGKVYVKYFLTPGPDGEHYRERRVDALWTDVPPLRHASPSERTGYPTQKPLALLDRVVRAGSPEGGLVVDAFSGSGTTAEAAVRAGRRAVVSDPSPVAIATAWARLARAGITTELSEATGSPEVPSLSVEASAERRGASVVVTLDSPTDPLSWAIDATGDAGGAFRASWSSVRSLGKRPEKVARTATLDGAPKRLVVRVYADDGAVGQCEVLCP; this comes from the coding sequence GTGCCGTCCGCACCCCGGTCGAAGCCATCGGCGAAGGGACAGTCCGCCCGCCACGAGGCCCCCTCGAAGAGCGCCGTGCGCCTCGTGTGGCCGTCGCGTGACCGCGCGCCCCTCGCGGCTCCGACAGGGGAGCTTCGGGTGGTCGAGGCCTGCGACGCGCCACGGGCGCGCCTCGTTCGTGGCGACGCGCTCGACCTCGTGGCCGCGCTGCGGCGAGAGGGGACCGCCGGGAAGGTCGACCTCGTGTACATCGATCCGCCGTTTTTCTCCGACGCCGACTACGTGCACGAGGCGCGGCTGGACGGACGCGCCGACGGGCGGATCTCGAGAACCCACGCCTACGGCGACCGCTGGGCTCGAAAAGAGGGCGGCCTCGAGAGCTACCTCGACATGCTCGCGCCGCGGCTCGAGGCCCTGGCTTCGGTGCTCGCGCCTCGGGGCACGCTGTGGGTCCACCTCGATTGGCGCGCGGCGTACCTCGTCCGCGTCCTCCTCGACGAGATCTTCGGCAAGGACGGCTTTCTCAACGAGATCGTGTGGCGGCGGGCTCCGAACCTCGGTCGCCAAGCCGCGAGCGGTCAGTTCGGCCGAACCTTGGACACCTTGGTGGTCTATGGCGGCAAAGGTGCGACACTTACCCCTCCGACGCGGCCCGAGCTCGTCCCCCGTAGCGCCGTCCGAATCGACGACGAGGGCCGCCCCTTCACGACGGCGCCTCGGGGCGACTACACCGACGCCTCCGTGGAGCGCCTCGCGGCCGAAGGGCGAATCTTGCGCACGGCGACCGGCAAGGTCTACGTGAAGTACTTCCTCACGCCCGGGCCCGACGGCGAGCACTACCGCGAACGTCGGGTCGACGCCCTCTGGACGGACGTGCCTCCCTTGCGGCACGCCTCGCCCTCCGAGCGCACCGGCTACCCGACGCAAAAGCCGCTCGCGCTGCTCGACCGCGTGGTGCGCGCCGGCTCCCCCGAGGGAGGGCTCGTCGTCGACGCGTTCTCCGGGAGCGGGACCACCGCGGAAGCCGCCGTGCGCGCGGGGCGTCGCGCCGTGGTGTCCGACCCGAGCCCCGTGGCGATCGCCACTGCGTGGGCCCGCCTCGCGCGCGCGGGCATCACGACGGAGCTGTCCGAAGCGACGGGCTCTCCGGAGGTCCCGAGTCTCTCCGTGGAGGCCTCGGCCGAGCGGCGCGGGGCCTCCGTCGTGGTGACGCTCGACTCGCCAACCGATCCGCTCTCCTGGGCCATCGACGCCACGGGCGACGCGGGGGGAGCCTTCCGAGCGTCGTGGTCGAGCGTGAGATCTCTCGGCAAGCGCCCCGAGAAGGTCGCGCGGACGGCCACGCTCGACGGCGCGCCGAAGAGGCTCGTCGTGCGTGTCTACGCGGACGACGGCGCCGTCGGCCAATGCGAGGTCCTCTGCCCATGA
- a CDS encoding IgGFc-binding protein has translation MTVRTPRLAVVLPLVLLPVIAACGSRARVVVEDDAAVEGASPTLAFDEAGAPPDASLGRDPETCEEATLTRSYVGCDYYPTVTANNVWSVFDYAVVVSNIGKTAAEVRVEGPSATNVLAVLAPGELRKIYLPWVPALKGPDADAFGSAVAMTASVVARKGAFHLVSSVPVVVYQFNALEYRGQGGPPGKSWASCPNRLSCFSRSNDASLLLPTTAWTTSYRVTGMPGWSTGAPLPDPHIMGATLSVTAAFDDTDVTVHLAGKAHVLAGADTPAKGPGETVTFRLKKGDVAELVTPKGERYDLSGSLVASSHPVEVITGIPCVNVPKDQAACDHVEETVLPAEALGRRYVVTTPSRPKGGRGLHVVRLYGNRDGTRLVYAPKKPAGCPDTLGAGEVAECSGLVSEDFVVEATAEIGVSSFLVGATMYDPTDEDPRGDPSQTSFAAIEQFRRTYLFLAPDDYDTSYAVVVGPEDARPVLDGVPVSAPFEPIAAGLGTFRVALGPGKGGSHTLAADKPVGVQVLGYGGYTSYAYPGGLDLRLISPPPALPK, from the coding sequence ATGACCGTACGTACGCCCCGACTCGCCGTCGTGCTGCCCCTCGTGCTCCTCCCCGTGATCGCCGCGTGCGGATCGAGGGCACGTGTCGTCGTGGAGGACGACGCTGCGGTCGAGGGCGCGAGCCCGACGCTCGCGTTCGACGAGGCCGGCGCGCCCCCCGACGCGAGCCTCGGCCGGGATCCCGAGACGTGCGAAGAGGCCACGCTCACGCGGTCGTACGTCGGGTGCGACTACTACCCGACGGTCACGGCCAACAACGTCTGGTCGGTCTTCGACTACGCCGTGGTCGTCTCGAACATCGGGAAGACGGCGGCCGAAGTGCGCGTCGAGGGGCCCTCCGCGACCAACGTGCTCGCCGTCCTCGCGCCGGGGGAGCTTCGCAAGATCTACTTGCCGTGGGTGCCTGCGCTCAAGGGACCCGACGCGGACGCGTTCGGGAGCGCGGTCGCCATGACGGCGTCGGTCGTGGCGCGGAAGGGCGCCTTCCACCTCGTGTCGAGCGTGCCCGTCGTGGTCTACCAGTTCAACGCGCTCGAGTACCGAGGCCAGGGCGGCCCCCCCGGCAAGAGCTGGGCGTCGTGCCCGAACCGCCTCTCGTGCTTCAGCCGCTCGAACGACGCCTCGCTCCTCTTGCCGACGACGGCCTGGACCACGAGCTACCGCGTCACCGGCATGCCGGGCTGGAGCACCGGCGCTCCGCTCCCGGACCCGCACATCATGGGCGCCACGCTCAGCGTGACCGCGGCCTTCGACGACACCGACGTGACGGTTCACCTCGCCGGCAAGGCGCACGTGCTCGCCGGGGCCGACACTCCGGCGAAGGGGCCGGGCGAGACCGTCACGTTCCGCCTTAAAAAGGGCGACGTCGCCGAGCTCGTGACCCCGAAAGGCGAGCGCTACGATCTCTCGGGCTCGCTCGTCGCGTCCTCGCACCCGGTCGAGGTCATCACGGGAATTCCTTGCGTGAACGTCCCCAAGGACCAGGCAGCGTGCGACCACGTCGAAGAGACGGTGCTCCCTGCCGAGGCCCTCGGGCGACGCTACGTCGTGACGACACCTTCGCGCCCCAAGGGAGGGAGAGGGCTCCATGTGGTCCGCCTCTACGGAAACCGCGACGGCACGCGCCTCGTGTACGCGCCGAAGAAGCCCGCGGGGTGCCCCGATACGCTCGGCGCGGGAGAGGTTGCCGAGTGCTCCGGGCTCGTCTCGGAGGACTTCGTCGTCGAGGCGACGGCCGAGATCGGTGTCTCGAGCTTCCTCGTCGGCGCGACGATGTACGATCCGACCGACGAGGATCCCCGCGGTGATCCGTCGCAGACGTCGTTCGCTGCGATCGAGCAGTTTCGGCGCACGTACCTCTTCTTGGCACCCGACGACTACGACACGAGCTACGCGGTCGTCGTCGGTCCCGAGGACGCGCGGCCCGTGCTCGACGGTGTCCCGGTCTCGGCGCCCTTCGAACCGATCGCGGCGGGGCTCGGCACCTTCCGCGTCGCGCTCGGCCCCGGCAAGGGCGGCTCGCACACGCTCGCTGCCGACAAACCGGTGGGCGTGCAGGTGCTCGGCTACGGGGGCTACACGAGCTACGCGTACCCGGGCGGGCTCGACCTCAGGCTCATCTCGCCGCCGCCGGCGCTCCCGAAATGA